Proteins from a single region of Candidatus Saccharibacteria bacterium:
- a CDS encoding DUF4342 domain-containing protein has translation MTADKKTEEFSVNGEELLAKVKSLINEGNIRRIIIKGEDGKTLIELPLTIGVVGVVLAPVLAAVGAIAALVTKCTLIVERRED, from the coding sequence ATGACAGCAGATAAAAAAACCGAAGAGTTCAGCGTTAACGGCGAGGAATTACTCGCAAAAGTTAAGTCACTTATCAATGAAGGCAATATCCGCCGCATTATTATTAAAGGCGAAGACGGCAAAACCCTTATTGAACTGCCCCTTACTATTGGCGTTGTTGGGGTGGTGCTTGCACCAGTTCTTGCCGCAGTCGGGGCTATTGCTGCGCTTGTTACCAAATGCACGCTTATTGTTGAACGCCGCGAAGACTAA
- a CDS encoding excinuclease ABC subunit UvrC — translation MNEAHKAKLATLPRSPGVYFHKSKTGEIIYVGKAAVLKNRVRQYFQNQRDMDIKTRALVAEIDDTDWIETESEIDALFLESEMVKRYMPRYNILLRDDKSQTFVRIDMKNEWPHVEFTRNPADDGADYYGPYYNGYAVKKALRYLRKTFPYYTKTPTSGRPDLDVHIGLSPKPGTTSEQYKATLRNLVRYLKGERVALVRELERDMKTAAGLQDFEAAASFRNKLNNLRELQRRIMFGDKEFLNISKDRALSDLRDLLGLEKTPARIEGYDISHMSGTNVVASMVVFTNGVSDRANYRKFKTRIEHNDDVYNMHETISRRFSEKNIKAWGMPDLLLIDGGKGQLDAALRALEERNVKVPAISIAKREEEVVVHKARSNVNLEKMTELLNDPIPGVLVMNSGEYLIVNLHAGQLNASPHSKNLRGGSTHSTYSDVTKLFQRIRDESHRFAVSYHTVLKRAKQTASNLEDIPGVGPTTRKKLIRTFGSLRGVQAASLEQLAGAVGEAKAKIISKYLPPK, via the coding sequence ATGAACGAAGCCCACAAGGCAAAACTAGCCACACTTCCTCGCAGCCCTGGGGTTTATTTTCATAAGTCAAAAACCGGCGAGATTATTTACGTTGGCAAAGCGGCAGTATTAAAAAACCGTGTGCGACAATATTTCCAAAACCAACGTGACATGGATATAAAAACCCGCGCTTTAGTTGCCGAGATCGATGACACCGACTGGATTGAAACCGAGAGCGAAATCGACGCGCTGTTTCTTGAAAGCGAGATGGTCAAGCGGTATATGCCGCGCTACAATATATTGCTTCGCGATGATAAGTCGCAAACTTTTGTGCGTATTGATATGAAAAACGAGTGGCCGCACGTCGAATTTACGCGTAATCCTGCCGACGATGGAGCAGATTACTACGGCCCCTACTACAATGGCTATGCAGTTAAAAAGGCGCTTCGTTATCTGCGTAAAACATTTCCGTATTACACAAAAACGCCAACAAGCGGCCGACCAGATCTCGACGTTCATATTGGGCTTAGCCCAAAGCCCGGCACGACAAGCGAACAATACAAAGCCACGCTTCGCAATCTTGTTCGGTACCTAAAGGGCGAGCGTGTGGCGCTGGTGCGCGAACTGGAACGTGATATGAAAACGGCCGCGGGGTTACAGGACTTTGAAGCGGCGGCAAGTTTTCGCAACAAACTGAATAATCTTCGTGAGCTGCAACGTCGCATTATGTTTGGCGATAAGGAGTTTTTGAATATCAGCAAAGACCGTGCGCTGAGTGATCTTCGTGATTTACTTGGCCTTGAAAAAACGCCAGCTCGAATAGAGGGGTACGATATTTCGCACATGAGCGGCACGAATGTCGTGGCAAGTATGGTGGTATTTACGAACGGTGTGAGCGACCGTGCAAACTATCGCAAGTTCAAAACCCGTATCGAACACAACGACGATGTTTATAATATGCACGAGACAATTAGCCGGCGTTTTAGCGAAAAAAATATCAAGGCATGGGGAATGCCAGATCTACTTTTGATTGATGGCGGGAAAGGGCAGCTCGATGCCGCTTTGCGGGCGCTCGAGGAGCGCAATGTCAAAGTACCTGCGATCAGCATTGCCAAGCGAGAAGAAGAAGTGGTTGTTCATAAAGCCCGCTCGAATGTTAATTTGGAAAAAATGACGGAACTACTAAACGATCCGATTCCTGGCGTGCTTGTTATGAATTCGGGCGAATATCTTATTGTTAATTTGCACGCCGGACAGCTGAACGCATCGCCCCATTCAAAAAACCTTCGTGGAGGCTCAACTCACAGTACGTATTCCGACGTCACGAAGCTGTTCCAGCGCATTCGCGACGAATCACACCGTTTTGCAGTCAGCTATCATACTGTTTTAAAACGCGCTAAACAAACAGCGAGTAATCTTGAGGATATTCCCGGTGTCGGTCCGACAACCCGCAAAAAACTTATCCGTACATTTGGTAGTCTTCGTGGTGTTCAGGCGGCAAGCCTTGAGCAGCTTGCCGGTGCCGTTGGCGAGGCGAAGGCTAAAATTATCTCAAAGTATTTGCCGCCCAAGTAA
- a CDS encoding prepilin-type N-terminal cleavage/methylation domain-containing protein, which translates to MGIFDRQRENKSGFTIIELLVVIGVIGILIGLVAVYYPNYQMRTRNSERKSDLSQLATALNGYALQKNNHVGPGSGCGFLGDGSGWLNLNNDNSGGWYPKSIPKCLQEAGLLKTEDDILDPTGCRSDTGGICGTYLTTPTTAYMKASCTKNGQPIVYVMAHLEGEPRKDAEVDALCDTNSIAWFNPTSQKWGTNYGMNYWVVVK; encoded by the coding sequence ATGGGCATCTTCGATAGGCAACGCGAGAACAAATCGGGCTTTACCATCATCGAATTGTTGGTTGTTATTGGAGTTATTGGTATTTTGATTGGTCTTGTGGCGGTCTACTATCCTAATTATCAAATGCGCACGCGTAATTCCGAACGAAAAAGCGACCTTTCCCAGCTGGCGACGGCGCTTAACGGCTATGCACTGCAAAAAAATAATCATGTCGGTCCTGGCAGTGGTTGTGGTTTTTTGGGTGATGGTAGCGGTTGGCTAAACCTCAATAACGACAATAGTGGCGGCTGGTATCCAAAATCTATTCCAAAATGTTTGCAAGAGGCTGGTCTTTTGAAGACAGAAGACGATATTCTTGATCCGACAGGGTGTCGATCAGACACGGGGGGTATTTGTGGTACGTACCTTACTACCCCGACAACGGCATATATGAAAGCATCCTGCACAAAGAACGGGCAACCGATCGTCTATGTTATGGCGCATCTTGAGGGCGAACCGCGAAAAGATGCCGAAGTTGACGCACTTTGTGACACAAATAGTATTGCCTGGTTTAATCCTACAAGTCAAAAGTGGGGAACAAATTACGGTATGAATTACTGGGTTGTCGTAAAATAG
- a CDS encoding aminopeptidase P N-terminal domain-containing protein, whose product MKDFFTANREQLVAKLNGGVVVLSAYASMQRANDFAYMFEQESNFWWLTGIESPDWQLIIDGTRGKSWAVAPYRSNSSEIFDGSLSPDDALKVSGVSEVITHDKAIVLLRDLAKKHSVVYTLGEPPYAEYFDFVQNPAPKKIHDLLNRTFSSVQDCRKELSQLRAIKQPIEITLIKKVVNLTVDAFEIVKEKLPEMGYEYDVEAEFSYHFRKNGAVGHAYDPIVASGKNACTLHYIKNSAKLKKRDLLLLDIGARRQGYAADVSRTYALGEISKRQQDVHSAVSAAHAEIISLLKPDYSVEQYQRDVDEIMTNVLMSLGLMKDAKDEKNYRKYFPHAISHGLGIDPHDSLGGPRFFQPNMVLTVEPGVYIPEEGIGVRIEDDILITTTGNTNLSGRLSTEL is encoded by the coding sequence ATGAAGGATTTTTTTACCGCCAACCGCGAACAGCTTGTTGCAAAACTTAATGGCGGGGTAGTGGTGCTATCGGCGTATGCGAGCATGCAGCGGGCGAACGACTTTGCCTACATGTTCGAGCAAGAATCTAACTTTTGGTGGCTTACTGGTATAGAATCTCCGGATTGGCAGCTAATTATAGACGGCACGCGCGGAAAATCCTGGGCGGTTGCTCCGTACCGAAGCAATTCTTCGGAGATTTTCGATGGTAGCCTGTCGCCCGACGACGCACTTAAAGTAAGTGGCGTTAGCGAGGTTATTACGCACGACAAGGCAATAGTGCTTCTTCGAGATTTAGCCAAAAAGCATAGTGTCGTATACACTCTTGGGGAGCCGCCTTATGCTGAGTATTTTGACTTTGTTCAAAACCCGGCGCCTAAAAAAATCCACGATCTTTTGAATAGGACATTTAGTTCTGTGCAGGACTGTCGAAAAGAATTGTCGCAACTTCGGGCAATAAAGCAGCCCATTGAAATAACGCTTATTAAAAAAGTAGTAAATCTGACGGTCGATGCTTTCGAAATTGTTAAAGAAAAGCTCCCCGAAATGGGCTACGAATACGATGTAGAAGCGGAGTTTTCTTACCATTTTCGAAAGAACGGTGCCGTAGGTCACGCTTACGATCCTATCGTTGCCTCTGGAAAAAATGCTTGCACGTTGCATTATATTAAAAACTCCGCAAAGCTTAAAAAACGGGACTTATTACTACTGGATATCGGGGCGCGCAGACAGGGTTATGCAGCGGATGTCTCACGTACCTATGCGCTTGGTGAGATCTCAAAGCGCCAGCAGGATGTTCATTCGGCTGTTAGTGCCGCTCATGCAGAAATTATCAGCCTTTTGAAGCCAGACTATTCCGTAGAGCAGTACCAGCGCGATGTCGATGAAATCATGACGAATGTCCTAATGAGTCTTGGTCTTATGAAAGATGCCAAAGATGAAAAAAACTATCGAAAGTATTTTCCACATGCAATCAGTCATGGCTTGGGGATTGATCCTCATGATAGTCTTGGAGGTCCCCGCTTTTTTCAACCGAACATGGTGCTTACTGTTGAACCTGGGGTTTATATACCCGAAGAAGGTATTGGGGTGCGTATTGAAGACGATATCCTTATTACGACTACAGGAAACACGAATTTAAGCGGTCGTCTCTCGACAGAACTATAA
- a CDS encoding phage holin family protein translates to MKKQFFVFVLRWILNSIGLWIAVRIFGTGYSDSELATGVWVFLLAGLIFSVINTILRPIVIILSLPAILLTLGLFTIIVNGFMVYVSLMLAPGLHMTFWNSVLTGIVLSLVNYIVSSALELQYERQQEGRH, encoded by the coding sequence ATGAAAAAACAATTTTTTGTGTTTGTCCTTCGTTGGATATTAAACTCGATAGGGTTATGGATTGCTGTGCGTATCTTTGGTACGGGTTACAGCGATAGCGAACTTGCAACGGGCGTTTGGGTTTTCTTGCTCGCCGGGTTGATATTCTCGGTTATAAACACGATACTTCGCCCTATTGTTATTATTTTGTCACTTCCGGCAATCTTGCTCACCCTTGGTCTATTTACTATCATCGTTAACGGCTTTATGGTGTATGTGTCGCTCATGCTGGCACCAGGGCTTCATATGACATTCTGGAACTCTGTTCTTACGGGAATCGTTCTAAGTTTGGTAAACTATATAGTAAGCAGCGCGCTAGAACTTCAATACGAGCGCCAACAGGAGGGACGACACTAA
- the secG gene encoding preprotein translocase subunit SecG: MNIDSILQTITVGSSILMILAILLQQRGASLGAGFGSSGELYTTRRGLDKNLFEATIVLAVIFILSILVGLLLPAFNL; the protein is encoded by the coding sequence ATGAATATTGACAGCATTTTACAAACAATTACCGTAGGATCATCTATTTTGATGATACTTGCGATTTTACTTCAGCAGCGTGGCGCGAGCCTTGGTGCTGGCTTTGGTAGCTCGGGGGAACTTTACACAACACGCCGTGGGCTCGACAAAAACTTGTTCGAAGCAACGATTGTTCTTGCAGTTATCTTCATTCTTTCTATCCTTGTCGGCCTTCTTTTACCAGCATTTAATCTTTAA
- a CDS encoding peptide ABC transporter substrate-binding protein produces the protein MADEKRGWQQFRELSFDKKKLSRRVKKAEGATTRHAHKFIVTRLDNIRSVRRHIISWLLLVGVMIVAVGAQYFWFQQSYQTVAAARGGTYAEASLGPIETLNPLYASSSSEIVASRLLFSSLYNYDSTGYLHGDLAENMQVDKTKTIYTLKIRSDAKWTDGTRLTAGDVAFTVNLIKNPETRSALRVNWQDVTVKALDDMTVQFKLPAVYAAFPNALTFAVLPRHILETVDPGAVRENTYSQDPIGSGPFSLRLLQSTSNHKIAHLAASENYYGGTPMLSRFEVHAYTSQDDIFRALKTGEVSAAADLTGVNSSQIDTHNYDITAQAINSGVYAMFNMDSLVLKDKTVREALRLATDTKTVRDALTTPVGKLDLPVLESQVSGVGLATVPTPNADQAAALLEKRGWVLKDGVRTKGAQKLQLTVATTKNAQYEKALEAVTGQWRKIGVAVTTNIVDTADPSTNFVQNVLQARNYDVLLYELFIGADPDVYAYWHSSQIGMRGYNFSNYANSISDAALASARSRTEPALRAAKYKSFVRQWVNDVPAVGLYQPVSEYVVNKHVKSVDVSNKLISAYDRFSNVLDWSVNQKSVYKTP, from the coding sequence GTGGCAGACGAAAAACGTGGATGGCAGCAGTTTCGTGAGCTAAGTTTTGATAAAAAAAAGCTGTCTCGGCGTGTCAAAAAAGCCGAAGGCGCAACGACGCGGCACGCGCACAAATTTATCGTTACTCGTCTCGATAACATTCGATCCGTTCGTCGGCATATCATTAGCTGGCTGCTTCTTGTTGGCGTTATGATTGTGGCCGTTGGCGCGCAGTATTTTTGGTTTCAGCAAAGCTATCAAACCGTAGCTGCTGCCAGGGGTGGTACCTATGCCGAGGCGTCGCTTGGGCCGATTGAAACGCTCAATCCGCTTTATGCGTCTTCTAGCTCCGAGATTGTGGCAAGCAGACTCCTCTTTTCGTCGCTGTATAATTACGATTCCACAGGATATCTACACGGTGATCTTGCTGAAAACATGCAGGTTGATAAAACCAAAACAATCTACACGCTAAAAATTCGCTCAGACGCAAAATGGACAGACGGTACTCGCCTTACCGCGGGTGATGTTGCGTTTACTGTTAACCTCATAAAGAACCCCGAGACCCGTTCGGCACTTCGCGTTAACTGGCAAGATGTGACTGTTAAGGCGCTTGATGATATGACCGTTCAGTTTAAGCTACCGGCAGTGTACGCAGCATTCCCGAACGCGTTAACGTTTGCCGTGTTGCCACGTCATATTCTTGAAACGGTCGACCCTGGTGCGGTACGCGAGAATACCTATAGCCAAGATCCTATCGGAAGTGGTCCGTTTAGCTTGCGACTACTGCAAAGTACATCCAATCATAAAATCGCCCACCTTGCCGCAAGCGAAAACTATTATGGCGGAACGCCTATGCTCAGTAGGTTTGAAGTCCATGCTTATACTAGTCAAGATGATATTTTCCGCGCCCTAAAGACAGGTGAGGTGTCGGCAGCAGCAGATCTGACTGGCGTAAACTCGTCGCAAATAGATACGCACAATTACGATATTACGGCGCAGGCGATTAATAGCGGCGTTTACGCTATGTTTAATATGGATTCCCTTGTTCTCAAGGACAAGACTGTACGCGAAGCGCTACGCTTAGCGACCGACACAAAGACCGTTCGCGACGCACTGACAACTCCCGTTGGAAAACTAGATTTGCCAGTACTCGAAAGCCAGGTTAGCGGAGTGGGGCTTGCGACGGTGCCGACCCCAAATGCTGATCAAGCCGCGGCGCTACTTGAAAAACGCGGCTGGGTGCTGAAAGATGGCGTGCGTACGAAAGGCGCGCAAAAATTGCAGCTAACCGTCGCAACAACAAAGAATGCTCAATACGAAAAGGCGCTCGAGGCAGTTACTGGTCAGTGGCGAAAAATTGGCGTTGCTGTAACAACAAATATCGTTGATACTGCCGATCCATCGACTAATTTTGTGCAAAATGTCTTGCAGGCTCGTAACTACGACGTACTCTTGTACGAACTGTTTATTGGCGCAGACCCAGATGTTTATGCGTACTGGCACTCTTCGCAAATTGGCATGAGAGGCTACAACTTCTCTAACTATGCCAACAGCATATCAGACGCGGCGCTTGCAAGCGCAAGGTCGCGCACCGAACCAGCTCTTCGTGCGGCAAAATACAAATCTTTTGTTCGCCAATGGGTAAATGATGTTCCTGCAGTTGGGCTATACCAGCCGGTTTCTGAATATGTTGTTAATAAGCATGTTAAATCGGTTGATGTTTCCAATAAGCTTATTTCAGCATACGATCGCTTCTCGAATGTTCTCGATTGGAGCGTTAACCAGAAATCGGTTTACAAAACACCGTAA